The following proteins are encoded in a genomic region of Gimesia sp.:
- the folP gene encoding dihydropteroate synthase: protein MGILNVTPDSFSDGGEVTDRDAAVKKGLRLIEQGADILDIGGESTRPGSEHVPLDEELRRVVPVVEQLANETDVPISVDTTKAEVARQSLAAGAAIINDISGLTFDPEMIPLAAETSAGVICMHIQGTPQTMQDNPTYENVIVDLKNWFQERLQELLSAGIEPGRIVLDPGIGFGKTAEHNLQILSHIRDFQDLGYPILIGHSRKRFLSKLLGRDVEERLAGTVGVSIALASQAVEIIRLHDVEANRDAISAWKAVTSRVT from the coding sequence ATGGGTATTCTTAATGTCACTCCCGACAGTTTTTCGGATGGAGGAGAGGTTACGGATCGGGACGCAGCCGTCAAGAAGGGCTTACGTCTCATTGAACAAGGCGCGGATATTTTAGACATTGGTGGCGAATCGACCCGTCCCGGTTCTGAACACGTTCCCCTGGACGAAGAACTCCGCCGCGTCGTGCCTGTCGTTGAACAGCTCGCGAACGAGACCGACGTCCCGATTTCCGTCGACACCACCAAAGCGGAAGTCGCCCGTCAGTCGCTCGCAGCCGGCGCTGCGATCATCAACGATATCTCCGGTCTCACCTTTGATCCGGAGATGATCCCCCTGGCTGCCGAAACCAGTGCGGGAGTGATCTGCATGCACATCCAGGGAACACCCCAGACCATGCAGGACAACCCGACCTATGAAAATGTCATCGTCGATCTGAAAAACTGGTTCCAGGAACGATTGCAGGAACTGCTCTCGGCGGGAATCGAACCCGGCAGAATCGTCCTCGACCCGGGCATCGGATTCGGGAAAACAGCCGAACACAACCTGCAGATTCTCTCCCACATCCGCGATTTCCAGGATCTGGGTTATCCGATACTCATCGGTCATTCCCGCAAACGCTTCCTGTCGAAGCTGCTGGGCCGCGATGTTGAAGAACGTCTGGCGGGAACGGTCGGCGTCTCCATCGCCCTGGCCAGTCAGGCTGTCGAAATTATTCGCCTGCACGACGTCGAAGCCAACCGCGATGCAATCTCGGCCTGGAAAGCAGTCACCAGCCGCGTCACCTGA
- a CDS encoding SGNH/GDSL hydrolase family protein translates to MNIKLRTRTLLLSLCSILAFYTVARAADQPAHNFDRWEKSIAQFEKQDKAQGIQEDGILFVGSSSIRMWDLKKYFPELPVINRGFGGSEIVDSTHFADRIILKHKPKVIFLYAGDNDIARGRTAKEVAGDFKQFVSVVHQALPETRIVFIAVKPSLSRWKLAGTMQEANKLIKKQCEKHDYLAFADVWDPMLGEDGKPRPELFKKDGLHMEHAGYLIWKKAVEPYFPQN, encoded by the coding sequence ATGAACATCAAACTTCGAACCCGGACACTCCTTCTTTCCCTCTGCTCAATACTGGCGTTTTACACCGTCGCCCGGGCTGCGGATCAGCCTGCTCACAATTTCGACCGCTGGGAAAAGTCCATCGCCCAGTTTGAAAAACAGGATAAGGCACAAGGTATTCAGGAAGACGGTATCCTGTTTGTCGGTTCTTCCAGCATCCGCATGTGGGATCTGAAGAAGTACTTCCCTGAACTTCCCGTCATCAATCGAGGCTTCGGCGGATCTGAAATCGTTGACTCCACCCACTTCGCCGATCGGATCATTCTCAAACACAAGCCCAAAGTCATCTTCCTCTACGCCGGTGATAACGACATCGCCCGCGGTCGCACCGCGAAAGAGGTCGCCGGCGACTTCAAACAGTTCGTCTCCGTCGTCCATCAGGCCCTGCCCGAGACCCGGATTGTCTTCATCGCCGTCAAACCCAGTCTCAGTCGCTGGAAACTGGCCGGCACCATGCAGGAAGCCAACAAGCTGATCAAAAAACAGTGTGAAAAACACGACTATCTGGCGTTCGCCGATGTCTGGGATCCGATGCTGGGCGAAGACGGCAAACCCCGTCCCGAGCTCTTCAAAAAGGATGGCCTGCACATGGAACACGCAGGCTACCTCATCTGGAAGAAAGCGGTCGAACCCTATTTCCCCCAGAACTGA